In one window of Thermodesulfobacteriota bacterium DNA:
- a CDS encoding GerMN domain-containing protein: MPRRHKGDKNTILVIAAAAVTVVIGVLILVWLSGRPAKETREIDVFFSDEEGLYLKAEKRSIGKGPLVTEARAALNELMEGPESASFATPLPSGTRLIGLGIEGKTATVDLSREVIENHPGGSSFEIQTVYSVVNTLALNFPEIEDVQILVEGKKTDTIAGHIDVTLPLGPDPKIIRN, encoded by the coding sequence CCCAGAAGACATAAAGGCGATAAGAACACCATTCTTGTAATTGCCGCTGCCGCTGTAACAGTAGTTATAGGCGTTTTGATCCTCGTCTGGCTTTCAGGAAGACCGGCCAAGGAGACGCGGGAGATAGACGTATTCTTCAGCGACGAGGAAGGGCTTTACCTGAAGGCCGAGAAGAGGAGCATCGGCAAGGGCCCTCTCGTCACAGAGGCCAGGGCTGCGCTCAACGAACTCATGGAGGGGCCTGAGAGCGCGTCATTCGCCACGCCGCTCCCGAGCGGAACGAGGCTCATCGGCCTCGGAATCGAGGGCAAGACCGCAACCGTCGACCTCAGCAGAGAAGTCATCGAGAACCACCCCGGCGGCTCGTCATTCGAGATACAGACCGTCTATTCGGTCGTCAATACGCTCGCACTGAACTTTCCCGAAATTGAAGACGTGCAGATCCTCGTGGAAGGCAAAAAGACCGACACCATCGCCGGCCATATCGACGTGACCCTGCCGCTCGGGCCGGACCCTAAGATAATCAGGAACTGA
- a CDS encoding aspartate ammonia-lyase, producing MRRERTFRLERDSLGEREVPLGAYYGIQTLRASENFRISGLRAPRVFVRATGAVKLAACRANSSLGLLEKRIAGAISKAAEEVIEGRLDSEFIVDVFQAGAGTSHNMNANEVIANRAIEILGGKKGGYGLVHPNDHVNMGQSTNDTMPTALRIAALWESSRLIDALGCLEAALRAKSREFRNVIKSGRTHLQDAVPVTLGQEFGSWAAAVKSSRNRIEQARKGLKRIGLGGTAVGTGMNTHPGYRDRALRELSKAGGIKGLRKAEDPFEALNSFTDFSSLSGALRDAALDLIRIANDLRLLSSGPMTGLAEIKLPPVQPGSSIMPGKVNPVMAEMMDMAGFQVIGADAAIAAATQAGQLELNVMLPVIGHNLLHSMDILSNAALAFSERCVKGIKADTGRCRRYFEASGGLATALNTLIGYEGAAEVVKESMKTGKTIKETALGKGILTGPEWDRLLDPKRITRPAVAPVKKRRTGR from the coding sequence ATGCGAAGAGAACGGACTTTCAGGCTGGAGAGGGACTCCCTCGGAGAAAGGGAAGTGCCCTTGGGCGCCTACTACGGCATCCAGACGCTACGCGCCTCTGAGAACTTCCGGATAAGCGGCTTAAGGGCCCCACGCGTCTTCGTCAGGGCTACCGGGGCCGTTAAGCTCGCCGCCTGCAGGGCGAACTCCTCCCTAGGCCTCCTCGAAAAAAGGATTGCCGGGGCCATATCAAAGGCCGCGGAAGAGGTAATCGAGGGCAGGCTCGACAGCGAGTTCATAGTGGACGTCTTTCAGGCAGGGGCCGGGACCTCCCATAACATGAACGCAAACGAGGTCATCGCGAACAGGGCCATAGAAATCCTCGGCGGGAAAAAAGGCGGCTACGGCCTCGTCCACCCCAACGACCATGTTAACATGGGCCAGTCCACGAACGACACCATGCCCACTGCCCTCCGGATAGCGGCCCTTTGGGAATCCAGCAGGCTCATCGACGCCCTCGGCTGCCTTGAGGCCGCGCTAAGGGCAAAATCCAGGGAGTTCAGGAACGTGATCAAGTCCGGCAGGACGCACCTGCAGGACGCGGTGCCAGTTACTCTCGGCCAGGAGTTCGGCTCCTGGGCAGCCGCCGTGAAAAGCTCCAGGAACAGGATAGAGCAGGCGCGGAAAGGGCTTAAGCGGATTGGGCTTGGCGGGACCGCCGTGGGGACAGGCATGAACACGCACCCCGGATACAGGGACAGGGCGCTACGCGAGCTCTCGAAAGCGGGCGGGATAAAGGGGCTCAGGAAGGCGGAGGACCCTTTCGAGGCGCTAAATAGCTTTACCGACTTCTCTTCCCTTTCCGGCGCGCTCAGGGACGCTGCCCTCGACCTCATACGGATAGCGAACGACCTCCGCCTCCTCTCTTCCGGGCCCATGACCGGACTGGCGGAGATAAAGCTTCCGCCGGTCCAGCCCGGGTCGTCGATAATGCCCGGCAAGGTCAATCCAGTGATGGCCGAGATGATGGACATGGCCGGCTTCCAGGTTATCGGCGCGGACGCCGCCATAGCCGCCGCCACGCAGGCGGGCCAGCTTGAGCTAAATGTCATGCTCCCCGTCATAGGACACAACCTCCTGCACTCCATGGACATTCTCTCAAACGCGGCCCTCGCCTTTTCCGAGAGGTGCGTCAAGGGCATAAAGGCCGACACCGGGCGCTGCAGGCGGTATTTCGAGGCCTCCGGGGGGCTGGCGACAGCGCTCAATACCCTCATAGGATACGAGGGGGCAGCCGAGGTGGTAAAGGAATCCATGAAGACTGGAAAGACCATAAAAGAGACGGCTCTGGGAAAAGGCATACTCACCGGGCCGGAATGGGACCGCCTTCTCGACCCGAAACGGATAACCCGCCCGGCTGTGGCGCCTGTTAAAAAAAGGAGGACCGGAAGGTGA
- the sugE gene encoding quaternary ammonium compound efflux SMR transporter SugE, with protein MTSWFFLLLAGFFEVVWAVELKLSQGFTRPVPTIATIAAIALSMGCMALALKTIPMGTAYAVWTGIGAVGTVIIGMTLFGEPREALRLACIGLIVIGIAGLKLTS; from the coding sequence GTGACGTCCTGGTTTTTCCTTCTACTTGCCGGGTTCTTCGAGGTAGTCTGGGCGGTGGAGCTCAAGCTCTCGCAGGGCTTCACCAGGCCCGTCCCGACAATAGCGACCATCGCCGCCATTGCCCTCAGCATGGGCTGCATGGCCCTTGCATTGAAGACCATACCGATGGGCACGGCCTATGCCGTATGGACCGGCATAGGCGCTGTCGGGACTGTTATAATCGGCATGACGCTCTTCGGCGAGCCGAGGGAGGCGCTGAGGCTCGCCTGCATCGGCCTGATAGTCATAGGCATAGCCGGGCTCAAGCTCACCTCGTAA
- a CDS encoding nitroreductase family protein produces MSGTDDVIDAWEISEGDFPSDGTTGEKLSFLVNYAVLAPSSHNTQPWLFSVWDAGVDLIADRTRALPIADPDDRSLTISCGAALFNLFIAARHFGLDVSTTLFPEEGAPDLLARVSLRGRKTPAAEEGRLFNAIKARRTNRMPFDKKAVRKDLIERLRKAARSEGAWLHAAESMDEKERIAALIAEGDRIQAANRQFRRELAAWIHPNRSRSRDGMPGYAFGMGDLASSAGPFLIRTFDWGKGRAAKDKQLASGSPLLAVLGTKGDSPRDWLAAGMALSRVLLLARSEGVWGSYLNQPIEVAELRPRLGEIVGDGIPQLLMRMGYGPGVLPTPRRPANEVIL; encoded by the coding sequence ATGAGCGGAACGGACGACGTAATCGACGCCTGGGAAATATCCGAGGGGGATTTCCCTTCAGACGGGACTACGGGGGAGAAGCTTTCCTTTCTCGTGAACTACGCCGTTCTCGCGCCATCGAGCCACAATACCCAGCCCTGGCTCTTCAGCGTCTGGGATGCCGGGGTGGACCTCATCGCAGACAGGACGCGCGCCCTGCCCATAGCCGACCCTGACGACAGGTCCCTGACCATAAGCTGCGGTGCGGCCCTTTTCAACCTCTTCATCGCAGCCAGGCATTTCGGACTTGACGTCTCGACTACGCTCTTTCCGGAGGAGGGCGCGCCTGACCTCCTCGCAAGGGTATCGCTCCGGGGCAGGAAAACGCCGGCGGCCGAGGAGGGAAGGCTCTTCAACGCTATAAAGGCGAGAAGGACAAACAGGATGCCCTTCGACAAGAAGGCCGTCCGCAAGGACCTGATAGAGAGGCTCAGGAAGGCGGCAAGGTCCGAGGGGGCCTGGCTCCATGCAGCCGAAAGCATGGACGAGAAGGAAAGGATCGCCGCGCTCATAGCCGAGGGGGACAGGATACAGGCCGCGAACAGGCAGTTCAGGCGGGAGCTTGCCGCCTGGATACACCCGAACCGGAGCCGGAGCAGGGACGGCATGCCGGGGTACGCCTTCGGCATGGGCGACCTCGCCTCAAGCGCCGGGCCTTTCCTCATCCGCACCTTCGACTGGGGCAAGGGCCGCGCCGCGAAGGACAAGCAGCTCGCCTCGGGCTCGCCTCTCCTTGCCGTCCTCGGCACAAAGGGAGACTCTCCGAGAGACTGGCTCGCCGCCGGCATGGCGCTTTCGAGGGTGCTCCTCCTTGCCAGGTCCGAGGGCGTCTGGGGCTCGTACCTGAACCAGCCCATAGAGGTTGCGGAATTGAGGCCAAGGCTCGGCGAGATTGTCGGAGACGGAATTCCGCAGCTCCTCATGAGAATGGGCTACGGCCCAGGAGTGCTCCCCACCCCGAGGCGCCCCGCAAACGAAGTGATACTTTGA
- a CDS encoding spore germination protein GerW family protein, with the protein MGLLRLERTKNILREISGTLKSSATVRAAYGKPVRTPDRTIIPVAKVTYGFGGGGEAEKGVEKGNRKAEREEGGGGGMMVRPVGVIEVTDKKTRYIPIGLKTRLLFFLAAGFLSGWAFSQRHHAHQAHAER; encoded by the coding sequence ATGGGTCTATTAAGGCTTGAGCGGACGAAAAACATTTTGAGGGAGATATCCGGGACGCTCAAATCGAGCGCCACCGTGCGGGCGGCTTACGGAAAGCCGGTGAGGACTCCGGACCGGACTATAATACCGGTTGCGAAGGTCACTTACGGCTTCGGAGGCGGTGGCGAAGCTGAAAAAGGGGTCGAGAAAGGAAACAGGAAGGCCGAACGGGAAGAGGGCGGCGGAGGCGGGATGATGGTAAGGCCCGTGGGGGTCATCGAGGTCACGGACAAAAAAACCCGCTACATACCTATCGGCTTGAAAACAAGGCTCCTCTTTTTCCTTGCCGCCGGCTTCCTTTCGGGCTGGGCCTTCTCGCAGAGGCACCACGCGCACCAGGCGCACGCGGAGCGGTAG
- a CDS encoding nicotinamidase, with the protein MREKRRGKKALVIADVQNDFCPSGALAVPEGDRIVPVVNRYIRLFRSAGLPVYITRDWHPPVTIHFREFGGTWPPHCVMGTKGAEFHPGLEVPDGALVLSKGDTPNADNYSAFDGHDEKGRRLVEILEDDGVTEIYVGGLATDYCVRQTALDALGMKFKVTVLLDAIKGVDLEPGDSERALKEIKEKGAGSTEIDRIDIPEK; encoded by the coding sequence ATGCGTGAAAAGCGTCGCGGGAAAAAAGCGCTTGTCATAGCCGATGTGCAGAACGATTTCTGTCCCTCTGGCGCCCTTGCCGTGCCCGAGGGCGACAGGATAGTCCCCGTCGTAAACAGGTACATAAGGCTCTTCAGGTCAGCAGGGCTCCCTGTTTACATAACACGGGACTGGCACCCGCCCGTAACCATCCACTTCAGGGAATTCGGCGGCACATGGCCGCCCCACTGCGTGATGGGCACAAAGGGCGCGGAGTTCCACCCCGGCCTGGAAGTTCCTGATGGCGCCCTTGTCCTCTCAAAGGGCGATACGCCTAATGCCGACAATTATTCTGCCTTTGACGGCCATGACGAGAAGGGGAGGCGCCTTGTGGAGATACTTGAGGACGACGGGGTGACAGAGATCTACGTCGGGGGCCTTGCGACGGACTATTGCGTAAGGCAGACCGCGCTTGACGCGCTCGGGATGAAGTTCAAGGTCACGGTCCTTCTGGACGCGATCAAGGGAGTGGACCTTGAGCCGGGCGATTCAGAGCGCGCGCTCAAGGAGATAAAGGAAAAGGGCGCAGGTTCTACCGAGATAGACAGGATAGATATTCCCGAAAAGTAG
- a CDS encoding pitrilysin family protein yields the protein MVVKRINTLLLAFAVVFTMLAGAASAEPSKLHRHELDNGLTVIIEEERSAPVVSIQMWVQVGSADEPDRLAGISHVFEHMLFKGTEKRKVGEIAGMIESVGGDINAYTSFDNTVYHLTVPSRHFPTGLDVISDAIQRSSLDEGELAKELEVVLEEIRMNEDNPARRLFKSALGTAFEVHPYGRPVIGSVETVKGLTRKDMVEFFRKWYVAENMVLVVVGDVDHAEALREVKAAFKDMRKKSPPRRTRPAEPAQKGLRTEVFTMQVQDARLGMAFHIPPVKDEDTYAIDVLQMVLSGGETSRLYRKLKIEDELVHSVSAYPMSLRDPGIFFITSVLEPEKAEKAIGTTLDIVGRLAAEGPDHQELQKAKFNLESDFVYSRETMSGLAGKLGYFEATLGDLDYEKKYIEGIRRVSADDVKRVAREYFTPGNMSVTALLPAAKKDALTGDMIAASVSAAAERAKAEAAREIRKEERTTRFELENGITLIVKEVHSNPTVAFYAAFPGGLRFEDEARNGIGNFTAGMLTMGTVKRTREELSREMEEMAGGVGGFSGWNSTGASGKFLSIFFDKGLGMLADVLLNPTFPEKEIEKLRADTLAAIQRQEDNLPGYTFKLLYRELFSEHPYGLPVIGTKESVSSLTRDDLARHHREFFAPGRMVLTIVGDVDTDQAHEKVKALFGGFKNDAPPLPSPPKEPARKSIESTGAVKEKEQAHIGIGFLGTTITDVDSYPLRVMTEVLSGQGGRLFVELRDRQSLAYSVSAFAREGVDRGIIGAYIATAPDKKDEALKGILAEFERIRTELVTSDELNRAKRSIIGSYEIGLQSVSNQASDMANNELYGLGYGFHKEFPGKIEAVTAEDVMRVARKYLDLDSYAISVVGPEAAVKD from the coding sequence ATGGTCGTAAAAAGGATAAATACCCTGCTCCTTGCGTTCGCCGTCGTATTCACCATGCTCGCCGGCGCCGCATCCGCAGAGCCGTCGAAGCTCCACAGGCACGAGCTCGACAACGGCCTTACCGTGATAATAGAGGAGGAGCGCTCGGCCCCGGTAGTCTCGATTCAGATGTGGGTGCAGGTCGGAAGCGCGGACGAGCCGGACCGCCTTGCGGGCATCTCCCACGTATTCGAGCACATGCTATTCAAGGGCACGGAAAAGAGGAAGGTCGGCGAGATAGCAGGGATGATTGAGTCGGTCGGCGGCGACATAAACGCTTATACCTCCTTCGACAACACGGTTTATCACCTGACCGTCCCGAGCCGCCACTTCCCGACCGGGCTCGACGTCATTAGCGACGCGATACAGCGCTCGTCCCTCGACGAGGGAGAGCTCGCGAAGGAGCTGGAAGTAGTGCTTGAAGAGATACGGATGAACGAGGACAATCCGGCGAGGAGGCTTTTCAAGTCGGCCCTGGGCACCGCCTTCGAGGTCCACCCCTACGGGAGGCCGGTCATCGGCTCGGTCGAGACCGTAAAGGGCCTTACAAGGAAGGACATGGTCGAGTTCTTCCGGAAATGGTACGTCGCGGAGAACATGGTGCTCGTAGTCGTCGGAGACGTCGACCATGCGGAGGCGCTCAGGGAAGTTAAGGCCGCGTTCAAGGACATGAGGAAGAAATCCCCGCCCAGGCGGACCAGGCCGGCGGAGCCCGCGCAGAAGGGGCTAAGGACCGAGGTCTTCACCATGCAGGTCCAGGACGCGAGGCTCGGCATGGCCTTCCACATCCCGCCCGTAAAGGACGAGGACACCTACGCGATAGACGTCCTGCAGATGGTCCTCTCCGGAGGTGAGACGTCGAGGCTCTACAGGAAGCTCAAGATAGAGGACGAGCTCGTGCACAGCGTTTCGGCATACCCCATGTCCCTCAGGGACCCCGGAATATTCTTTATCACCTCCGTGCTCGAGCCCGAAAAAGCCGAGAAGGCCATCGGCACGACCCTCGACATAGTCGGGAGGCTTGCCGCCGAGGGGCCGGACCACCAGGAGCTCCAGAAGGCGAAGTTCAACCTCGAGAGCGACTTCGTCTACTCGCGCGAGACCATGAGCGGGCTGGCAGGGAAGCTCGGCTACTTCGAGGCAACGCTCGGCGACCTCGATTACGAGAAAAAGTATATCGAAGGCATACGGAGAGTGTCGGCGGATGACGTAAAGAGGGTCGCGCGGGAGTATTTCACCCCCGGCAACATGAGCGTCACGGCCCTCCTTCCTGCCGCGAAGAAGGACGCGCTTACGGGCGATATGATCGCCGCATCAGTGAGCGCCGCGGCTGAGAGGGCGAAGGCCGAGGCCGCGCGCGAGATACGGAAAGAGGAGCGGACCACCAGGTTCGAGCTGGAGAACGGCATAACGTTGATAGTAAAGGAGGTCCACTCGAACCCGACGGTCGCCTTTTACGCGGCCTTCCCCGGCGGACTGAGGTTCGAGGACGAGGCCAGGAACGGCATCGGGAACTTCACGGCCGGGATGCTCACCATGGGCACTGTAAAAAGGACGAGAGAGGAGCTTTCGCGCGAGATGGAGGAGATGGCCGGGGGCGTGGGCGGCTTCTCGGGCTGGAACTCGACCGGAGCGTCCGGCAAGTTCCTCTCCATCTTCTTCGACAAGGGACTCGGCATGCTCGCGGACGTGCTCCTCAACCCGACGTTCCCCGAGAAGGAGATAGAGAAGCTGCGGGCAGACACACTTGCCGCCATACAGAGGCAGGAGGACAACCTCCCGGGCTACACGTTCAAGCTCCTTTACCGCGAGCTTTTCTCCGAACACCCCTACGGCCTGCCTGTCATTGGCACGAAGGAATCGGTAAGCTCGCTGACACGGGACGACCTCGCAAGGCACCACCGGGAGTTCTTCGCGCCCGGGCGCATGGTCCTTACGATCGTCGGCGACGTGGATACCGACCAGGCCCATGAAAAGGTCAAGGCCCTTTTCGGCGGGTTCAAGAACGACGCCCCCCCCCTGCCCTCGCCGCCTAAAGAGCCCGCAAGGAAGTCGATAGAGTCCACGGGGGCCGTAAAGGAAAAGGAGCAGGCCCATATAGGGATAGGCTTCCTCGGCACTACAATCACCGACGTGGACAGCTACCCCCTCCGGGTAATGACGGAGGTCCTCTCCGGGCAGGGCGGCAGGCTGTTTGTCGAGCTAAGGGACAGGCAGTCGCTCGCATACAGCGTGAGCGCCTTCGCAAGGGAGGGGGTCGACCGCGGGATAATCGGCGCATACATCGCGACAGCGCCGGACAAAAAGGACGAGGCCCTGAAAGGCATACTGGCCGAGTTTGAGAGGATAAGGACGGAGCTTGTAACGAGCGATGAGCTGAACAGGGCGAAGCGCTCTATAATCGGGAGCTACGAGATAGGCCTTCAGTCCGTATCAAACCAGGCCTCTGACATGGCGAATAACGAGCTCTACGGGCTCGGGTACGGCTTCCATAAGGAATTCCCTGGAAAGATCGAGGCCGTTACAGCCGAGGACGTAATGCGGGTGGCGAGAAAATACCTGGACCTCGATTCCTATGCCATATCGGTAGTCGGGCCCGAGGCGGCTGTAAAGGACTGA
- the sppA gene encoding signal peptide peptidase SppA yields MPKRSFIFIVFLLILVPGCVFITLPGPGPLSEKVVGGKGDDKVLLLEISGMLTDDKPGGVLGLDTAPNLTARIREELELAAADPKVRAVVLRINTPGGSVTTSDIIAHEIKRFKEKKKVPVVAGLMDLATSGGYYIASSADRIIAQPTAVTGSIGVVALSVNASGLMEKLGITNQTVKSGDMKDLGSPIRPMTEEERRVLQAVIDGLFERFLDQVMEGRPGRFTRDELRAVSDGRILTAPQALDQKLVDSIGYLDDAIEAAKEAAGIKEARVVTYAAPRAYKHNIYSLAEPPKAGISIVNIDTGLARRFGMEFMYVWMP; encoded by the coding sequence ATGCCGAAGCGGTCATTTATCTTCATCGTATTCCTTCTCATACTCGTGCCGGGGTGCGTTTTCATAACGCTTCCGGGGCCCGGCCCGCTTTCCGAGAAGGTAGTTGGCGGGAAGGGCGACGACAAGGTCCTTCTCCTCGAAATATCGGGGATGCTCACAGACGATAAGCCTGGAGGCGTGCTGGGCCTTGATACGGCCCCCAACCTCACGGCCCGCATAAGGGAGGAGCTCGAGCTCGCGGCTGCGGACCCGAAGGTAAGGGCAGTCGTGCTCCGCATAAACACGCCGGGCGGCTCGGTCACCACTAGCGACATCATCGCCCACGAGATAAAGAGGTTCAAGGAGAAGAAGAAGGTGCCGGTAGTCGCAGGGCTCATGGACCTCGCCACCTCCGGCGGCTATTACATAGCATCCTCTGCCGACAGGATAATCGCCCAGCCAACCGCCGTTACCGGGAGCATTGGGGTCGTGGCCTTGAGCGTCAACGCGAGCGGGCTCATGGAGAAGCTCGGCATAACAAACCAGACGGTCAAATCCGGCGACATGAAAGACCTGGGCTCGCCCATACGCCCCATGACCGAGGAGGAGAGGAGGGTCCTGCAGGCTGTCATAGACGGCCTCTTCGAGAGGTTCCTCGACCAGGTCATGGAGGGGAGGCCCGGGAGGTTCACCCGCGATGAGCTCCGGGCCGTCTCGGACGGGCGCATACTGACCGCGCCGCAGGCGCTCGATCAAAAGCTCGTCGATTCGATAGGCTATCTCGATGACGCGATAGAGGCCGCTAAGGAGGCCGCAGGCATAAAAGAGGCAAGGGTCGTGACTTACGCCGCGCCGAGGGCGTACAAGCACAACATCTACTCCCTTGCCGAGCCGCCGAAGGCGGGTATAAGCATCGTGAACATCGATACAGGGCTTGCCAGAAGGTTTGGCATGGAGTTCATGTACGTATGGATGCCGTAA
- a CDS encoding TIGR00730 family Rossman fold protein, whose translation MVEDLKGKETWRVFRIMSEFIEGFDELSDVGPAVSIFGSARIENNKKYYKQCVEVSRLLSKNGYAVITGGGPGIMEAANKGAAQNGGLSIGLNITLPREQKPNRYQNRALHFKYFFARKVMFVKYAIGYVCMPGGFGTLDELFEALTLIQTHKIYPFPIILFGSEYWGPLMDFIKSTMLRHKTIDPEDLDYIDITDDPKEVLAIINRHMAKKMKLIKSSKASEKEEGMSKVKNRKPVP comes from the coding sequence ATGGTCGAGGACCTCAAGGGCAAGGAGACGTGGCGAGTCTTCCGCATCATGAGCGAGTTCATCGAGGGGTTCGACGAGCTCTCGGACGTCGGCCCGGCGGTATCGATATTCGGCTCTGCCAGGATCGAGAACAACAAGAAATACTACAAGCAGTGCGTCGAGGTCTCAAGGCTCCTTTCGAAGAACGGCTACGCTGTCATAACCGGCGGCGGCCCCGGCATAATGGAGGCGGCCAACAAGGGCGCTGCCCAGAACGGCGGCCTCTCGATCGGGCTCAATATTACGCTCCCGAGGGAGCAGAAGCCCAACAGGTACCAGAACCGGGCGCTCCACTTCAAGTACTTCTTCGCCAGGAAGGTCATGTTCGTGAAGTACGCCATCGGGTACGTCTGTATGCCCGGCGGCTTCGGCACTCTCGACGAGCTCTTCGAGGCGCTCACCCTCATACAGACCCACAAGATTTACCCCTTCCCCATCATACTCTTCGGCAGTGAGTATTGGGGGCCGCTCATGGACTTCATAAAGAGCACGATGCTAAGGCACAAGACCATCGACCCCGAGGACCTGGACTACATCGACATAACCGACGACCCGAAGGAGGTCCTCGCCATCATTAACAGGCACATGGCGAAGAAGATGAAGCTCATAAAGAGCTCAAAGGCTTCCGAGAAGGAAGAGGGCATGAGCAAGGTAAAGAACAGGAAACCGGTGCCTTAG
- the guaA gene encoding glutamine-hydrolyzing GMP synthase, which produces MDIHSQKILILDFGSQYTQLIARRVREAKVYCEIHPYNCGPEFIRKFNPRGIILSGGPSSVYDKGAPTLPKSFFDGLKVPLLGICYGMQLTAKALGGEVERSGKREYGAADLEMKKPDAIFRGLGKGPVRVWMSHGDKVRKLPPGFVSIGASGNSGICAMRDKNGLIYGVQFHPEVAHTPKGEIILKNFVMGICGCKPKWTMKSFIDTSVEAIREKVGDARVVCGISGGVDSAVAALLVHRAIGSRLVCIFVDNGVLRKGEADKVEATLKKSFHMNIRRVDASERFLKKLKGVTDPERKRKIIGGEFVRVFESEAKRIKDVKFLAQGTLYPDVIESVSFKGPSATIKSHHNVGGLLKKMKLGLVEPLRELFKDEVRLLGKELGMPDEIVSRQPFPGPGLAIRILGEVTKKRCGILREADAIVLEEIKKAGLYARMWQSFAVLLPVRTVGVMGDERTYENTVALRAVESVDGMTADWVRLPYGVLERVSGRIINEVRGVNRVVYDISSKPPSTIEWE; this is translated from the coding sequence ATGGATATACATTCCCAGAAGATATTGATACTCGATTTCGGCTCCCAGTACACCCAGCTAATAGCCCGGCGGGTGAGGGAGGCGAAGGTCTACTGCGAGATACACCCCTATAACTGCGGCCCGGAGTTCATAAGGAAGTTCAACCCCAGGGGCATAATCCTCTCAGGCGGCCCTTCGAGCGTCTATGACAAGGGCGCGCCGACCCTTCCAAAGTCATTTTTCGACGGGCTCAAGGTGCCTCTCCTCGGCATCTGCTACGGCATGCAGCTTACGGCCAAGGCGTTGGGCGGCGAGGTCGAGAGGTCCGGGAAAAGGGAGTACGGAGCGGCGGACCTTGAGATGAAGAAGCCCGACGCCATCTTCAGGGGGCTCGGCAAGGGCCCTGTCCGCGTCTGGATGAGCCACGGCGACAAGGTAAGGAAGCTCCCGCCGGGGTTCGTCTCCATCGGCGCAAGCGGCAATTCCGGCATCTGCGCCATGCGCGATAAAAACGGGCTCATATACGGGGTCCAGTTCCACCCCGAGGTGGCGCATACGCCCAAGGGCGAGATCATACTTAAGAACTTCGTCATGGGTATCTGCGGGTGCAAGCCCAAATGGACCATGAAGTCCTTCATCGATACATCCGTCGAGGCCATCCGCGAGAAGGTAGGCGATGCCCGTGTCGTTTGCGGCATAAGCGGCGGCGTGGACTCTGCCGTAGCCGCGCTTTTGGTCCACCGGGCCATAGGGAGCCGCCTTGTCTGCATCTTCGTCGACAACGGCGTGCTCCGGAAGGGCGAGGCCGACAAAGTCGAGGCGACCCTCAAGAAGAGCTTCCATATGAACATAAGGAGGGTGGACGCTTCCGAACGGTTCCTTAAAAAGCTAAAGGGCGTGACCGACCCCGAGAGGAAGAGGAAGATAATAGGCGGCGAGTTCGTGAGGGTCTTCGAGTCGGAGGCCAAGAGGATTAAGGATGTAAAATTCCTCGCGCAGGGCACGCTCTACCCGGACGTCATAGAGAGCGTCTCCTTCAAGGGCCCCTCGGCCACCATAAAGAGCCACCACAACGTCGGCGGGCTCCTTAAGAAGATGAAGCTCGGCCTCGTCGAGCCGCTCCGGGAGCTTTTCAAGGACGAGGTGCGCCTTCTCGGAAAAGAGCTCGGAATGCCCGATGAGATAGTCAGCCGCCAGCCCTTCCCCGGCCCCGGGCTTGCCATAAGGATACTCGGAGAGGTCACGAAAAAAAGGTGCGGCATACTCCGCGAGGCGGACGCCATAGTGCTCGAGGAGATAAAGAAAGCTGGACTCTACGCCAGGATGTGGCAGTCCTTTGCAGTGCTCCTGCCCGTAAGGACAGTGGGCGTCATGGGCGACGAGAGGACCTACGAGAACACCGTGGCGCTCCGGGCCGTGGAGAGCGTGGACGGCATGACCGCGGACTGGGTGAGGCTCCCGTATGGCGTGCTTGAGCGCGTCTCCGGAAGGATAATAAACGAGGTGAGGGGCGTAAACCGCGTCGTCTACGACATAAGCTCCAAGCCTCCGTCAACCATCGAATGGGAGTAA